One stretch of Streptomyces sp. A2-16 DNA includes these proteins:
- a CDS encoding tetratricopeptide repeat protein produces METTYYDHGTPAERWERARMFFDAKEYDTAARVLDGLVEEVPEQTGPRLLLARAYYHSAQLRRAESELRVIVERDPVEQYARLMLGRTLQRQGRHTEAELHLRLASALAGDFE; encoded by the coding sequence GTGGAGACCACGTACTACGACCACGGAACCCCGGCGGAGCGCTGGGAGCGCGCGCGGATGTTCTTCGACGCCAAGGAGTACGACACGGCGGCGCGGGTCCTGGACGGGCTGGTCGAGGAGGTTCCGGAGCAGACGGGACCGCGGCTGCTGCTGGCGCGCGCCTACTACCACTCGGCCCAACTGCGGCGCGCAGAGAGCGAGTTGCGGGTGATCGTCGAGCGCGACCCGGTGGAGCAGTACGCCCGGCTGATGCTCGGTCGCACGCTTCAGCGCCAGGGCCGTCACACCGAGGCCGAGCTGCACCTGCGTCTCGCCTCGGCTCTGGCGGGCGACTTCGAGTGA
- a CDS encoding winged helix DNA-binding protein gives MTTTAPPVLNPRVIALAHYAARALLESVLARHGMTFHQSVTLRVVAVGDGATETKNLVDGVVGSLKIDAAEARSVVDELIAAGLLAPDGPSLVRITDAGRQLFETTSAETAPFTARVYAGIPAEDLAVAGRVLSLITERADAELAALKK, from the coding sequence ATGACCACCACCGCCCCTCCCGTCCTCAACCCCCGTGTCATAGCCCTGGCCCACTACGCGGCCCGCGCGCTCCTCGAGAGCGTCCTGGCGCGTCACGGCATGACCTTCCACCAGTCCGTCACCCTGCGGGTGGTCGCCGTGGGCGACGGGGCGACCGAGACGAAGAACCTGGTCGACGGCGTCGTCGGCTCACTCAAGATCGACGCGGCGGAGGCGCGCTCCGTGGTCGACGAGCTGATCGCCGCGGGACTGCTGGCCCCCGACGGGCCGTCCCTGGTGCGGATCACGGACGCCGGACGGCAGCTGTTCGAGACGACGTCCGCCGAGACCGCCCCCTTCACCGCCCGGGTCTACGCCGGCATCCCCGCGGAGGATCTGGCGGTGGCCGGACGCGTGCTGAGCCTCATCACCGAGCGGGCCGACGCGGAGCTCGCCGCCCTGAAGAAGTAG
- a CDS encoding MarR family transcriptional regulator, producing MSTASEGATPGFLVWRLSMKWRVAVDRAMAPLGLTHAQYSLVASLYGMQRGGERPSQRRLADHTGLEPLYVSKLARSLESAGLLERARDPRDPRAVQLALTEEGLERTRRAIEVVHGLLEQLLAPLGGLDSARTREFRRELTTLLDAPLDVSVDPPLDAPLDPTDENPKEQP from the coding sequence ATGAGTACGGCTTCCGAGGGCGCGACGCCCGGCTTCCTGGTCTGGCGACTGTCGATGAAGTGGCGGGTCGCGGTCGACCGCGCGATGGCACCGCTCGGCCTGACGCACGCCCAGTACTCCCTGGTGGCCTCGCTGTACGGCATGCAGCGCGGCGGCGAACGCCCCAGTCAGCGACGCCTCGCCGACCACACCGGCCTCGAGCCGCTCTACGTCTCCAAGCTGGCGCGCTCCCTGGAGTCCGCCGGGCTCCTGGAGCGCGCCCGCGACCCGCGCGACCCGCGCGCGGTGCAACTGGCGCTCACGGAGGAGGGCCTCGAGCGGACGCGGCGGGCCATCGAGGTCGTCCACGGGCTCCTGGAACAACTGCTGGCACCGCTAGGCGGCCTGGACAGCGCCCGCACACGGGAGTTCAGGCGCGAGCTGACCACCCTGCTCGACGCACCTCTCGACGTATCCGTCGACCCGCCTCTCGACGCACCTCTCGACCCGACCGACGAGAACCCCAAGGAGCAGCCATGA
- a CDS encoding pirin family protein produces MSNLDRQATPALCGGRGFVVAEPVRELLSPRRVKLGESSEVRRLLPNLGRRMVGAWCFVDHYGPDDIADEPGMQVPPHPHMGLQTVSWLHQGEVLHRDSTGSLQTIRPRELGLMTSGRAISHSEESPKSHARYLHGAQLWVALPDGHRHTDPHFEHHTELPRVTAPGLTATLILGDLDGARSPGTAYTPIVGADLALTGGTDVRLPLEPDFEYAVLSMSGEARVDGVQVLPGSMLYLGCGRTELPLRAESDAGLMLLGGEPFEEELVMFWNWIGRSQEEIEQARQDWMTGSRFGEVKGYDGAPLPAPELPPVGLKPRGRVR; encoded by the coding sequence ATGAGCAATCTTGATCGCCAGGCGACCCCCGCACTGTGCGGCGGCCGCGGCTTCGTGGTGGCGGAACCGGTGCGCGAACTCCTCAGCCCCCGCCGGGTGAAGCTGGGCGAGTCCAGCGAAGTGCGCCGGCTGCTGCCGAACCTGGGCCGTCGCATGGTCGGCGCCTGGTGCTTCGTCGATCACTACGGCCCCGACGACATCGCCGACGAGCCGGGTATGCAGGTGCCCCCGCACCCGCACATGGGCCTGCAGACGGTGAGCTGGCTGCACCAGGGCGAGGTCCTGCACCGCGACTCCACCGGCAGCCTCCAGACCATCCGCCCCCGCGAGCTGGGCCTGATGACCTCCGGCCGCGCGATCAGCCACTCCGAGGAGAGCCCGAAGTCCCACGCCCGGTACCTGCACGGCGCCCAGCTCTGGGTCGCCCTCCCGGACGGGCACCGCCACACCGACCCGCACTTCGAGCACCACACCGAGCTGCCCCGGGTCACGGCCCCCGGCCTGACGGCCACCCTCATCCTGGGCGACCTCGACGGCGCCCGCTCACCCGGAACGGCGTACACCCCCATCGTCGGCGCCGACCTGGCCCTCACCGGGGGCACGGACGTACGCCTGCCGCTGGAACCGGACTTCGAGTACGCCGTCCTGTCCATGTCCGGCGAGGCCCGTGTGGACGGGGTGCAGGTGCTGCCCGGCTCGATGCTCTACCTCGGCTGCGGCCGCACCGAACTCCCGCTGCGCGCCGAGTCGGACGCGGGCCTGATGCTCCTGGGCGGCGAGCCGTTCGAGGAGGAACTGGTCATGTTCTGGAACTGGATCGGGCGGTCCCAGGAGGAGATCGAGCAGGCGCGGCAGGACTGGATGACCGGGTCGCGGTTCGGAGAGGTGAAGGGGTACGACGGGGCGCCGCTGCCTGCTCCGGAGCTGCCGCCGGTGGGGTTGAAGCCGCGGGGGAGGGTGCGCTGA
- a CDS encoding MerR family transcriptional regulator, whose protein sequence is MTGPGVTGSRTEPTLTVSGLAQASGVAASAVRFYDNHGLIPSVRTTGNQRRFYEIDSCLVKIIRVAQRVGLSVAEIRDLLADLPDRPDITIEDWYHLRHRLEDEVRIRIEALTSVLDDLTTEDQLCDVPPLAEHERRPKDLPVAQKPPQITLLSS, encoded by the coding sequence ATGACCGGCCCCGGCGTCACCGGTTCCAGGACCGAGCCGACCCTGACCGTGAGCGGCCTGGCCCAGGCCAGCGGCGTCGCCGCCTCGGCGGTGCGCTTCTACGACAACCACGGGCTGATCCCGAGCGTGCGGACCACTGGCAACCAGCGGCGCTTCTACGAGATCGACAGCTGCCTGGTGAAGATCATCCGCGTGGCACAACGCGTCGGACTCTCGGTGGCCGAGATTCGCGACCTGCTCGCCGACCTACCCGACCGTCCCGACATCACCATCGAGGACTGGTACCACCTGAGGCACCGCCTGGAAGACGAGGTCCGGATCCGCATCGAGGCCCTCACATCGGTGCTCGACGACCTCACCACCGAGGACCAGCTGTGCGACGTACCGCCCCTTGCGGAGCACGAACGGCGGCCGAAGGACCTCCCGGTCGCGCAGAAACCACCCCAGATCACTCTCCTCAGTAGCTAG
- a CDS encoding zinc-binding dehydrogenase, producing MRAIQVREFGGPEVLVPAEVPGPVAGPGQVVVGLAVADVIYLDTLLRSGWGKDLFPLQLPYVPGGGGVGHVLSVGEGVDPAWTGRHVAARTAGGYAERIAVAVEEIVQVPEALGSAEAAAVLHDGVTALRLARQANIGEGQWVLVTAAAGGAGSLLVQLVRDAGARVVAAARGARKLALARELGAEIAVDYSERGWQHRVREAVGGAGVELAFDGAGGDLGEAAFEAVAEGGRFLTYGTSSGKVTRVGPRAAEQRKVPVTNMLEAGPPDKTTLRELLTEALVLAAQRRIRPVIGATYPLERARDAHTSLAERTTVGKSLLLV from the coding sequence ATGCGTGCGATCCAGGTGCGAGAGTTCGGCGGGCCCGAGGTACTGGTTCCCGCGGAGGTTCCCGGTCCGGTCGCCGGTCCGGGGCAGGTCGTGGTCGGGCTGGCCGTGGCCGACGTCATCTATCTCGACACGCTGCTGCGCAGCGGCTGGGGGAAGGACCTCTTCCCTCTCCAGCTCCCCTATGTGCCCGGCGGAGGCGGAGTGGGACACGTCCTGTCTGTGGGAGAGGGTGTGGATCCCGCGTGGACCGGCCGCCATGTCGCCGCACGGACCGCAGGCGGCTATGCCGAGCGGATCGCCGTTGCCGTGGAGGAGATCGTCCAGGTTCCCGAAGCACTGGGTTCCGCCGAGGCAGCCGCCGTACTCCATGACGGAGTCACCGCCCTGCGCCTCGCCCGGCAGGCGAACATCGGCGAAGGGCAGTGGGTGCTGGTCACGGCCGCGGCCGGAGGAGCGGGCTCACTGCTGGTCCAGTTGGTGCGTGACGCCGGCGCGCGAGTCGTCGCGGCGGCCCGGGGCGCGCGCAAACTCGCGCTGGCCCGCGAACTGGGTGCGGAGATCGCGGTCGACTACTCGGAGAGAGGCTGGCAGCACCGGGTTCGCGAAGCGGTGGGCGGCGCGGGCGTCGAGCTCGCCTTCGACGGTGCCGGAGGAGACCTCGGCGAAGCGGCCTTCGAAGCGGTGGCAGAGGGCGGCCGGTTCCTCACCTACGGCACTTCCAGCGGGAAGGTCACCCGGGTCGGTCCGCGAGCAGCCGAACAACGAAAGGTGCCGGTGACCAACATGCTGGAGGCCGGGCCACCCGACAAGACCACCCTGCGAGAACTCCTCACGGAGGCACTCGTGTTGGCCGCTCAGAGGCGGATCCGCCCGGTCATCGGCGCGACCTACCCGTTGGAGCGGGCGAGGGACGCCCACACCTCCCTCGCTGAGCGCACCACCGTCGGCAAGTCCCTACTGCTTGTCTGA
- a CDS encoding MFS transporter: MRSALAHTFRSLSLRNFRLFAAGQIVSVTGTWMMVTAQDWLVLSLTGDSGAALGLVTALQFTPVLLLTLYGGRLADRYDKRALLVGANLVSGVLALLLALLVLTGTVRLAHLYVAALGLGLVNAVEIPTRMSFVSELVGSDLLPNASALSTAYFSTARVVGPAGAGALVAWLGAGWVMLFNGFSYLAAVAGLLMMRPGELHRGPVRTGGSGVVDGLRYVASRRDLTLPLALVAVVGLFGLNFQVTLPLIARTVFDADATSFGLLTTAFAAGSLLAALVTTARTGRPPSTLVTGSALVFGALEVAAGWAPTFAAAMVSLFLTGLASTYFAQAANHRIQLGTRADQRGRVMALYTLILQGTTPVGSLLVGGISGVLGARSGLWLGGLVSAAAGAVAMAADRRRADGDPPRDNAPAAADVSDKQ; this comes from the coding sequence ATGCGCAGCGCGCTCGCCCACACCTTCCGCTCCCTGTCCCTGCGCAACTTCAGGCTCTTCGCCGCCGGACAGATCGTGTCCGTGACGGGCACATGGATGATGGTCACCGCTCAGGACTGGCTGGTCCTCTCCCTGACCGGCGACTCGGGCGCGGCCCTGGGCCTCGTGACCGCGCTGCAGTTCACGCCCGTTCTGCTGCTCACGCTGTACGGGGGACGGCTCGCCGACCGGTACGACAAGCGCGCCCTGCTGGTCGGAGCCAATCTCGTGTCCGGTGTGCTGGCCTTGCTGCTGGCTCTGCTGGTGCTCACCGGCACCGTCCGGTTGGCGCACCTCTACGTAGCTGCCCTGGGCCTCGGCCTGGTGAACGCGGTCGAGATCCCCACTCGAATGTCGTTCGTCAGCGAGTTGGTGGGCTCGGACCTGTTGCCCAACGCCTCGGCGCTCAGCACCGCGTATTTCAGCACGGCCCGTGTGGTGGGGCCCGCCGGCGCCGGAGCGCTCGTCGCCTGGCTCGGCGCCGGATGGGTGATGCTGTTCAACGGGTTCAGCTATCTGGCGGCGGTGGCCGGTCTGCTCATGATGAGGCCGGGCGAACTCCATCGCGGCCCGGTACGCACTGGAGGCTCCGGGGTCGTCGATGGCCTGCGGTACGTCGCGTCCCGTCGGGATCTGACCCTGCCCCTGGCGCTGGTGGCGGTGGTTGGGCTGTTCGGCCTGAACTTCCAGGTCACGCTCCCGCTGATCGCCAGGACCGTATTCGACGCCGACGCCACCTCCTTCGGGCTGCTGACCACGGCCTTCGCCGCGGGCTCGCTCCTGGCGGCGCTCGTCACCACGGCCCGTACCGGTCGGCCCCCCAGCACCCTGGTGACCGGATCCGCGCTCGTGTTCGGAGCGCTGGAGGTGGCCGCCGGCTGGGCCCCCACGTTCGCGGCAGCGATGGTGTCACTGTTCCTCACGGGCCTGGCGTCCACCTATTTCGCCCAGGCCGCCAACCACCGCATCCAGCTCGGCACGCGTGCGGACCAGCGCGGTCGGGTGATGGCGCTGTACACGCTGATCCTGCAGGGAACCACTCCTGTGGGCTCGTTGCTCGTGGGCGGGATCTCCGGAGTGCTGGGTGCCCGTTCGGGTCTGTGGCTCGGTGGACTGGTGTCCGCGGCGGCAGGGGCGGTGGCGATGGCGGCCGACCGCCGACGTGCCGACGGGGATCCGCCCCGGGACAACGCTCCCGCTGCGGCTGACGTGTCAGACAAGCAGTAG
- a CDS encoding response regulator transcription factor yields the protein MRILLADGDTSLAECVTRGLRRLGHEVQHVATGNEVLRTHQQADVVLLDLMIPGLNGLQLCREIRAACEVPVLALSSDRTEATRVLALRAGADDCLDKPYGFRELVARVEAVVRRSRTARSNASLPLYGDQLHIDALLREARVGDRSLGLTEKEFDLLQLLVARADAVVSREEIMAKVWGDTWNKRSRTVDTHVSSLRRKLGREGRITTVRGVGFRLALRRRPSPAAALEQPPVPPDGRRARRSHTTGPLARVRRTA from the coding sequence ATGCGCATACTTCTCGCCGACGGTGATACCAGCCTGGCCGAATGCGTGACCCGCGGCCTACGACGACTGGGGCACGAGGTCCAGCACGTGGCGACGGGGAACGAGGTGTTGCGGACGCATCAACAGGCCGACGTCGTCCTCCTCGACCTCATGATTCCCGGCCTGAACGGCTTGCAGCTGTGCCGGGAAATCCGGGCCGCCTGTGAGGTGCCCGTCCTGGCCCTCAGCAGCGATCGCACTGAGGCCACCAGAGTGCTGGCCCTGCGCGCGGGGGCCGACGACTGCCTCGACAAGCCGTACGGGTTCCGGGAACTCGTCGCCCGTGTCGAAGCGGTGGTGCGCCGTTCCCGTACCGCGCGGTCGAACGCGTCGCTCCCGCTGTACGGGGATCAGCTGCACATCGACGCCCTCCTGCGGGAAGCCCGCGTGGGCGACCGTTCGCTCGGCCTGACCGAGAAGGAGTTCGATCTGCTCCAGCTGCTGGTGGCGCGTGCCGATGCCGTCGTCTCCCGCGAGGAGATCATGGCGAAGGTCTGGGGCGACACCTGGAACAAGCGGAGCCGTACCGTGGACACCCATGTCAGCAGCCTGCGCCGGAAGTTGGGGCGCGAGGGACGGATCACCACCGTCCGTGGCGTGGGCTTCAGGCTGGCACTCCGCCGTCGGCCGTCCCCCGCCGCAGCCCTGGAGCAGCCCCCCGTACCTCCCGACGGCCGCCGCGCCAGGCGCTCGCACACCACCGGACCGCTGGCGAGGGTTCGCCGAACCGCCTGA
- a CDS encoding biotin carboxylase N-terminal domain-containing protein translates to MRKVLIANRGEIAVRVARACRDAGIASVAVYADPDRDALHVRAADEAFALGGDTPATSYLDIEKVLGAARESGADAIHPGYGFLSENADFAQAVLDAGLIWIGPPPQAIRDLGDKVAARHIAQRAGAPLVAGTPDPVSGADEVVAFAREHGLPIAIKAAFGGGGRGLKVARTLEEVPELYDSAVREAVAAFGRGECFVERYLDRPRHVETQCLADKHGNVVVVSTRDCSLQRRHQKLVEEAPAPFLSDEQVAELYRASKAILKEASYEGAGTCEFLVGQDGTISFLEVNTRLQVEHPVTEEVAGIDLVREMFRIADGEELGYGDPELRGHSFEFRINGEDPGRGFLPAPGTVTRFDAPSGPGVRLDAGVESGSVIGPAWDSLLAKLIVTGATREQALQRAARALEEFQVEGMATAIPFHRKVVTDPAFAPELTGSADPFTVHTRWIETEFVNEIKPFAAPADTEAEDDADRETIVVEVGGKRLEVSLPSSLGMSLARTGLAAGAKPKRRAAKKSGPVASGDTLASPMQGTIVKIAVEEGQEVKEGDLIVVLEAMKMEQPLNAHKTGTVKGLSAEVGASITSGAAICEIKD, encoded by the coding sequence CTGCGCAAGGTGCTCATCGCCAACCGTGGCGAAATCGCTGTCCGCGTTGCCCGGGCCTGCCGGGATGCCGGTATCGCGAGCGTGGCCGTGTACGCCGACCCGGACCGGGACGCTCTGCATGTCCGCGCCGCGGATGAGGCGTTCGCCCTGGGCGGTGACACCCCGGCCACCAGCTACCTGGACATCGAGAAGGTCCTGGGCGCCGCGCGTGAGTCGGGCGCGGACGCCATCCACCCCGGCTACGGCTTCCTGTCCGAGAACGCCGACTTCGCGCAGGCGGTCCTGGACGCGGGTCTGATCTGGATCGGCCCGCCGCCGCAGGCCATCCGCGACCTCGGTGACAAGGTCGCCGCCCGGCACATCGCGCAGCGCGCCGGCGCCCCCCTCGTGGCCGGCACCCCCGACCCGGTCTCCGGTGCCGACGAGGTCGTGGCCTTCGCCCGGGAGCACGGACTGCCGATCGCCATCAAGGCCGCCTTCGGCGGTGGCGGGCGCGGTCTGAAGGTCGCCCGCACCCTCGAAGAGGTCCCCGAGCTCTACGACTCCGCGGTGCGTGAGGCGGTGGCCGCCTTCGGCCGCGGCGAGTGCTTCGTCGAGCGCTACCTCGACCGCCCCCGGCACGTGGAGACCCAGTGCCTGGCCGACAAGCACGGCAACGTGGTCGTCGTCTCCACCCGTGACTGCTCGCTGCAGCGCCGCCACCAGAAGCTGGTCGAGGAGGCCCCCGCGCCCTTCCTCTCCGACGAGCAGGTCGCCGAGCTGTACCGCGCGTCCAAGGCCATCCTCAAGGAGGCCTCCTACGAGGGCGCCGGTACCTGCGAGTTCCTCGTCGGCCAGGACGGCACCATCTCCTTCCTCGAGGTCAACACCCGCCTCCAGGTGGAGCACCCGGTCACCGAGGAGGTCGCCGGCATCGACCTGGTGCGCGAGATGTTCCGTATCGCCGACGGCGAGGAACTGGGCTACGGCGATCCCGAGCTGCGCGGCCACTCCTTCGAGTTCCGTATCAACGGCGAGGACCCGGGCCGCGGCTTCCTGCCCGCCCCCGGCACGGTCACCCGCTTCGACGCGCCCTCCGGTCCCGGTGTCCGCCTGGACGCGGGCGTGGAGTCCGGCAGCGTGATCGGCCCCGCCTGGGACTCCCTGCTGGCCAAGCTGATCGTCACCGGCGCCACCCGCGAGCAGGCCCTGCAGCGTGCCGCCCGCGCCCTGGAGGAGTTCCAGGTCGAGGGCATGGCCACCGCCATCCCGTTCCACCGCAAGGTGGTCACCGACCCGGCGTTCGCCCCCGAACTGACCGGCTCCGCCGACCCGTTCACGGTCCACACCCGCTGGATCGAGACCGAGTTCGTCAACGAGATCAAGCCCTTCGCGGCTCCGGCCGACACCGAGGCCGAGGACGACGCGGACCGCGAGACGATCGTCGTCGAGGTCGGCGGCAAGCGCCTGGAGGTCTCCCTCCCCTCCTCCCTGGGCATGTCCCTGGCCCGTACCGGCCTCGCGGCGGGTGCCAAGCCCAAGCGCCGGGCGGCCAAGAAGTCCGGCCCGGTGGCCTCCGGCGACACCCTCGCCTCCCCGATGCAGGGCACGATCGTCAAGATCGCCGTCGAGGAGGGCCAGGAGGTCAAGGAGGGCGACCTCATCGTCGTCCTCGAAGCGATGAAGATGGAGCAGCCCCTCAACGCGCACAAGACCGGCACCGTCAAGGGCCTGTCCGCGGAGGTCGGGGCGTCGATCACCTCGGGCGCGGCGATCTGCGAGATCAAAGACTGA